The segment CTCGAGACAAAGGCATCGTTTTGTTCTCCAGTTGATGGGCGCATGCCTAGATCCTCCGAATCATGGGTGGGTGGTGACGGAGTTTTTGAGCATGACACTGAAGGAGTGGCTGCATGGACCAGGCAAACGACAGAAAGAGAGGAGTGTTCCGATTCCTCCGTTTAAAGAGAGGCTGGACACAGCGTTGGAGATTGCTCAGGCAATTCAATATCTTCATGAACAAAAACCGAAGGTCATTCATCGTGACTTGAAGCCCAGCAACATCTTTTTGGATGATTCCAAGCATGTAAAAGTGGCCGACTTTGGCCATGCTAGATACTTGTCCGATGAAGAGATGGCACTCACCGGCGAAACAGGTAAGAGctgtaaaatttcatttacctgaataaatataaaatcatccTAGTCCCAAAATTTATGTATtggttataaaatattaaattaaactttagagtTATAAAAATACCTAGAATGTCATGGAATCTGAATTTGTGATACTACCTAGATTACCTAATAAACCTTTAAGACATATATTAACATTGTCTACtcacataataacatttaaGTGTGTTGAGTTTATCCTCATTGATCACTTAAACTTATCTGTAAACTATCATTAAACTATTTAagtatctaattttattaaaccaaaataataattaatgttagttcAAGTAAGTAAATTTTCTAACAAGAGTCTCACATTTATTTTGATTGCTTTACAAAATGATGATCATAAATGTATTTTTCTATGATATTTCTTAATAAATTCCAGGAACGTATGTTTACATGGCACCAGAGGTGATCCGATGTGAGCCTTATAATGAAAAGAGTGACGTTTATAGTTTTGGCATCATATTAAATGAGCTCATAACTGGAAATCATCCATATATTGAGACAGACTATGGTCCAACCAGGGTATGTATGACAAAATATTACTTCAATtcaatgatgaagaagaaaaattaaccaaattgcTTATAATAGATATTGGTTTTCGTTTATACGTGTGATATGATGATTAGATTGCAATGGAGGTTGGAGAAGGAAGTCTCAGGCCTGCGCTTCCAGAGAATAGTAATGGAGAATTGGGAGAGCTTATAGACCTCATTTGCAGTTTATGGGATGGAGATGCCTCTGCGAGACCCTCCTTTTCATCTGTAACCACTGCTCTCAAAAGCATTCGAAACAATTTTATAGACAATACATGTATTTCAGTTGCATGATAATGTGGTACATACACATATTAGTAGCCTACATTTGGTACCTCCATTCATAAGCAGACAAAGAAAATTGTACACTTTCATATTTGTGCATTAGccatgaaatatttaaatttgtaactgATTAAGGTATTTATTTAGctataaatgttttattttcatgACATTAACGACATTGTGATATCGTTATTAGTTgtataatgttatgtgtatatattttttgtatataatttggatatatagatgatgtattatcatgtaattaaatattattttatttttaattcaaaattatataatcacataacGACATATTGTCTATGTATCAAAATTGTGTATGAAAAGtgtgtacgtataattttattattattagttagGAGTTTAATTGTATAGTTGTTATGTGTGTATcaactataaaatatttaaattggtatcaaataaaattagggttagattcgaatcaaaccaAGCTCAAACTTGCTAAGCTCATTTCAAATGTGTTTGAGTTCAACTCGTTTGACAAGAGTCAAGCTCGAATCAAACTTTGAGTTCagttcaatattaaaataatgtcattttaatacatattaattaaaacgacgttatttttaggcaatttggatcaaattttttaaactcacaAGTTTTACAAGTCCAacacttttaaaacttgaactcaaaaatattaaactctcatattcaaactcgagctcaagatcgtttgagttaaactcgagctcaaataagctcaatttgaatctaaccttaaATTAAAGAACGTGACAATTAGTTTGCTATATGTCTCATAATTTGCATTTATAATACtacaaaaaatattcaatttaaagacgaaaattttcatcccaaaaagtcaaaagttcaTCTTAAAAAGTCATTTGAGATGAAGaatcaaatcattaaaaaagaCGCGTTAATAATTGGTAATgctcacaaaaaataaaatcagtcTTTAATAACTAGTTATTatagatgaaataatatttcgTCATAAAATGATACACattttgagataaaatattttgtccATAAATAAAGTAGATTTTTTcctaaataaatctattttgtctttaaaaaaatcacatttagtgataaaatttttcatcatcGATTATGCAATGAATTGGAGGCGATTCTTTTCGTCCTTGAATATATAATGAatcatagataaaatttttcatcattgattatatattgaattagagacaatttttttgtctttaaatatgtaataaatCAAGGACAACATTTGTCGTTATTGAATGCATAATGAATTAGGGatacaatttttcatttttaattatatatgaattaacGACAAAATTTCTCATCTTTAATTGTGTAAGGAATTgaggataattttttttattcttaattgtataataaattaagaacaattttttttatccttgatTAAATAGTGAAttaggaaaatttttttaattgtgttgTAAATCATAGAAAAAAGTTTCATCCTTAAttgtattggtaataaaaatttttgttttgatttatatgataaatttgatacAAGAATTTCAATcatagattaaaattaataattatattaatcttgaAAATCTTCtcaattaagtaaaaattattaattatattaaattgttatAATTACAAATCAACTAATAACTAATTAGtagcaaaatattataaatctaTAAACATAATCATTAAAACATCTAATATAACtgactcataaaaaaaaaaaacataaatgtcgcccattaattaaaaaaaccactatattttcttcattaattggAATATCAAAATATGTCACTTTCATCACTATTTGAGTATAAAAATAAGTACAACTATTAATCTACGTCAATACCAATCTACAAATATCAATCAATAAAAGTTTGTAAAAGCTAAAATGTTTATACCAATACCAATATATgagatattgattaaaataattatttttttatcttatatatatatatgatcacattttttcttattatataaatataactactttttaaagttaagtttgtctttaaaagaaaaaaattatgagatttgggATCAACTGAATGGGTTGGCCGGTCAGCTAAGCAGTCGACCaaccaagtttttaaaataaattggttgGCAGGGTGCTTAGTCCGCTGATCAACCATTTTACCAATCTTTCTATCGTCAAAGTcgttaaaaaatttcacatttttatctcatttcatcTCGTATTTCAGTCTCTACATACCCTAAAGAAGGGGATACTTGCTAGCACATTTAATCACTTTATAAACTACTAGAGAAAATGTGTGAGATAAGCAAAATCATAAAGCACCTGATGGGAAATGGAGAACGAAAATGCAGGAGCATTCATCATTCCAGTGGAGTTCTATGAGAAGAAGACATGGAAATTatccataaaattatcattttggaacGGCCttgaaaatctttaaaaataaatcttagcttattaaagaagaaattaagatttcgtcccataaaataattattttagaatgaaattttaattttgtcactaaaaataacattttgggacaaaattaaaattgtctctaaatattttgcccttaaatttaatatttgttgtatTGTAAAGATGTTCAAGTATATCCCATAggcaaatttttttcattagctataattaaatgatcataaacaagcataaaattaaacaataatattatatgtacaatctttgtgtataattttatatacaaacaacgaTATATCgttatatgattgtgtattgttttatttttaatttttaattatctaatcatataataacatatcattttttatgtataaatttgtatacataacaCTACTCAAAATTACATGCCTAGTGAacctgtttatatttttaataaaagagtatATTTGGTTGGGTGTGTAATCAATCTGTACACAACATATTTacctaagtttttttctttttaacaaatattcGTAGGGctttaagatatattaaattaatttttataataattatactatatataataGTATATCATTTTCAAGTCCATTTTTGCTTTAGCAGGAGAAGAAGAGATCTGAGAAGGCCAATCAATGATCAGAACAAAGATGGTCACCGAATAAggagaaaaaaaccttaattttgaaaactagcatttcaACTATAATCtcaattttcaaaagtaacTTTTCCCTCGAAATCCCTAGGGTTTGATGTAAACTTCGACAACGGTGGCAACCAATTGGTTTAGGAGTCAATCGGCCTTCTGTGTGTCTCCCTCTACTATCGTCGACGATGCTAGACAAAAGCCAACGAAGCTTGAAGACGAAGTGCCTTTGTCGAATCGACATTGGATAGTGAGAATTTGTCATGTTTTCCTTTGATTCGGCTTCAGACTTGAACAACAATCAATGAAGACCCCGTTCATTGGCCATGAATGCATTCATCACACATCAAATATGGGTGACGCACGATGATCCATCACATTCGTGGTCGGAGAACCGTGGCTGTGTCTCCATTCAAATTGTGAGAGAAAACATCGATAGATGATAGATTGGCCGAAGAAtgtcattaaagaaaaaagagaaggaatgAAATCGTAAGAgtgaaaatgtagttttttaaatttttaagtgaaagaaaaatattagttttttaaattaaaaggagagaatgagataaaattttagttttttaatattattgtttaatgatgattttatcattgtaattaacgataagtttaatatttaaatttttaaaattttatatatataaatttgtcattataCTAAAACtggggtaggaataagtcttttggccacaaAACATTTCAATTTGTTGGTCAGTGCCTCTAGCTTTACATGAATATGgccaaataaaaagaaaatttttagcCATGAAGGTAATACTTAATTATCTAAGTTGGTAAATTGGTTGATTTacttttaaattctaaaaaaaaaaaaaaaaaaaaaaacagagagattatttaaatttacatgTCTACCCTCCTATCACCACCTTTGTCCAGcagaaatattactttattgaTCACCGTCTTCCGTATATTAGACTCGTAGACTTTCTAGGTTCAGCTGGTGAGTCCTCAGAACGTGAAAACCCTTTCATCTCTGTTTAATGGCCCATTTCCCTTTTAACAAATGTTACAGAAATTCAAATCCAAACTTTTATCTTGAAAGTTCTAACGCTCTCAGTTTTGCACTCTGTGTTGGGCTTTTGGTTTACACAc is part of the Mangifera indica cultivar Alphonso chromosome 13, CATAS_Mindica_2.1, whole genome shotgun sequence genome and harbors:
- the LOC123194162 gene encoding serine/threonine-protein kinase STY46-like; protein product: MIVAGSPHQQKKSSFFGFRQSPVSSSLAKQEKGNNKGQKPRGCCRGMHDCIKMGSAVSTDQSHRQQRQHRQHHQSTSELEQQVEELKKELQKQKELRMIYRKRMERTQDYLRHCLQIAQDNGLLELMTHNKQEQHDQCLLDYNTPDVNASPQPPTPLHPHSDLTALINQAKINGWYINPNEIELQAKIGQGSTANIHKGVWRGLDVAVKCIFPDFFLQNENGVTFFAQEVDTLSRQRHRFVLQLMGACLDPPNHGWVVTEFLSMTLKEWLHGPGKRQKERSVPIPPFKERLDTALEIAQAIQYLHEQKPKVIHRDLKPSNIFLDDSKHVKVADFGHARYLSDEEMALTGETGTYVYMAPEVIRCEPYNEKSDVYSFGIILNELITGNHPYIETDYGPTRIAMEVGEGSLRPALPENSNGELGELIDLICSLWDGDASARPSFSSVTTALKSIRNNFIDNTCISVA